In Scleropages formosus chromosome 18, fSclFor1.1, whole genome shotgun sequence, one DNA window encodes the following:
- the phc1 gene encoding polyhomeotic-like protein 1 yields the protein METDGDQNSGSANGNAPSGGNSRPPQISQMSLYERQAVQALQALQRQPNAAQYFQQLMLQQQINNAQLQNLAAVQQATLAASRQSSSPSNSVSQATSAAHCTVNSSSSGGGTMNNPRPLGPASSATSSAISQSVLLGGNTAGQGQMYLRVNRSLRAPLSSQLIFMPGGTATATVAAVAQQQPQQQQHHQQQEVTPTSSSNQTDSDQVQNLAVRCASSPRVAGVKTECPDRKDTAAYSIVQQPQQQQQQFPQSTQQTTAQQMQPQQIHNKLPSYTQPTTPTLPSLNLKTGNQSNMAPPAAPSLPPSSSPSPSLPLSQLLLSPSGFCQARAVTTVTSATTATHILVSTSNSPTPSQGYAVASAGPKPSINAQTLVVQPLQQSNTNISSEKIGHSSGPVPIQPKTVQGLRLPLQLPPKHPPPILPAPSNSTQSSASPLPPHVPVQLVGARQGSLGGSQGIGLAQARSCCAQENGTVNNSNNSNVVTMVTSMAAGSGAGMGGCTGVKAPQTALPLTQVSQIHLPANQGPVLNANRSSTSTSSSPSPNSSNPGLSLPHPSDIQSSASTVVPPSGDPEYVQSVQTQGKPVVGSLKRKSESDSSVPATGPAPLCSPPLREISAPDPAAAVDEAPDTASASTQALSLSRAGGGHGERAPPPQAVVKPQVLTHLIEGFVIQEGAEPFPVTGPVKERSSGPISVAVPPAGQSESEAPAVMKCEYCENFAPASQFRGSKRFCSMTCAKRYNVSCSHQFRSRRGRAPRGAAGGPGGQEGILRRRGPRRSSSEIACAKITGRHLPVKCRSESSRSEDVSSCEEEEDSLSLSPGSSFSCPRQAHCGPSLDGPAPGGLPLEGAQFLSGKPSHWTVEEVCQFISSLQGCEDLAGQFLSQEIDGQALLLLREEHLMSTMNIKLGPALKICASINNLRD from the exons GCTCTCCAGGCGCTCCAGAGGCAACCTAATGCAGCCCAGTACTTTCAGCAGTtgatgctgcagcagcagattaACAATGCCCAGCTCCAGAACCTGGCTGCTGTCCAACAG GCTACTCTGGCTGCCAGTCGACAGTCCAGTTCTCCCAGCAACAGTGTTTCTCAAGCCACCAGCGCCGCTCACTGCACT GTGAATTCAAGTTCTTCAGGAGGAGGGACTATGAATAATCCCCGACCTCTTGGTCCTGCCTCCTCCGCAACATCATCGGCCATTAGCCAGTCAGTACTGTTGGGTGGAAACACAGCTGGCCAAGGACAGATGTACCTGAGA GTGAATCGTTCCCTTAGGGCACCTCTGTCTTCGCAACTCATCTTTATGCCGGGGGGTACAGCAACTGCTACTGTGGCCGCTGTTGCCCAGCAACAGCCTCAGCAGCAACAACACCATCAGCAACAGGAAGTTACTCCCACCTCTTCCAGTAACCAAACAGATAGTGACCAG GTGCAGAATCTGGCCGTACGGTGTGCCTCCAGTCCTCGAGTAGCGGGAGTGAAGACAGAATGTCCTGACCGAAAAGACACAG CCGCCTACTCTATTGTTCAGCAAccacagcagcaacagcagcagttccCCCAGTCCACGCAGCAGACCACAGCACAGCAGATGCAGCCACAGCAAATCCACAACAAATTGCCCTCTTACACCCAGCCAACCACTCCCACTCTTCCTAGTTTAAACCTTAAAACTGGCAACCAGTCTAACATGGCCCCTCCTGCAGCACCTTCCCTCCCACCTTCAtcctccccttctccctccctccccctctctcaaCTGCTTCTCTCTCCATCCGGTTTCTGTCAGGCACGAGCCGTCACAACGGTGACTTCAGCcaccacagcaacacacatcCTTGTATCTACTTCAAACAGCCCTACTCCCTCCCAAGGCTATGCCGTTGCATCTGCAGGCCCTAAACCTAGCATTAATGCTCAGACGTTGGTGGTTCAGCCACTGCAGCAGTCCAACACTAATATCAGCTCTGAAAAAATAGGTCACAGTTCTGGCCCGGTTCCCATACAGCCGAAAACTGTCCAAGGTCTACGTTTGCCCCTACAGCTCCCTCCGAAACACCCACCACCCATTCTTCCTGCCCCGTCAAACAGTACCCAGTCTAGTGCCTCTCCCCTGCCTCCTCATGTCCCAGTTCAGCTGGTGGGTGCCAGGCAGGGTTCGCTGGGAGGCTCTCAGGGTATTGGTCTGGCTCAGGCCCGGAGCTGCTGTGCACAGGAAAATGGGACTGTGAATAACTCTAATAATTCCAATGTCGTTACAATGGTAACTTCCAtggcagcaggaagtggagcgGGGATGGGTGGATGTACAGGTGTAAAGGCACCCCAAACTGCCTTGCCATTGACCCAGGTATCTCAGATCCACCTTCCTGCTAATCAGGGTCCAGTACTAAATGCAAATCGTTCCTCGACTTCTACCTCCTCTTCACCATCCCCTAATTCTTCCAATCCTGGCCTCTCACTTCCTCATCCATCGGATATACAGAGTTCTGCCTCAACTGTAGTGCCTCCCAGTGGTGATCCAGAGTATGTACAGTCTGTACAGACACAG GGGAAGCCTGTTGTTGGCTCTCTGAAGAGGAAATCTGAGTCTGATTCCAGTGTGCCAGCCACAGGCCCTGCCCCTCTTTGCTCACCCCCTCTGAGAGAGATATCGGCACCGGACCCTGCCGCAGCTGTTGATGAAG CCCCTGACACTGCCTCGGCCTCCACCCAGGCACTCTCTTTGTCTCGAGCAGGAGGTGGGCATGGGGAAAGGGCCCCCCCACCACAGGCAGTTGTCAAACCTCAGGTCCTCACTCACCTGATAGAGGGCTTTGTCATCCAGGAAGGAGCAGAACCCTTTCCT GTGACGGGTCCAGTGAAAGAACGCTCTAGTGGGCCGATCTCTGTGGCAGTCCCTCCTGCTGGTCAGTCAGAATCTGAGGCTCCGGCAG TAATGAAGTGTGAATACTGTGAGAATTTTGCTCCAGCCTCTCAGTTCAGGGGCTCCAAGCGATTCTGCTCTATGACTTGCGCCAAGAG ATACAACGTGAGCTGCAGCCATCAATTTCGTTCACGCCGTGGCCGGGCTCCCCGAGGAGCTGCTGGTGGTCCTGGAGGCCAAGAAGGCATCCTAAGACGCCGAGGTCCTCGCAGGAGCAGTTCAGAAATTGCCTGTGCCAAAATAACCGGGAGACACTTGCCTGTCAAG TGTCGTTCAGAGTCCAGTCGGTCTGAAGATGTATCCAGCtgcgaggaggaggaagactcCCTGTCCTTATCTCCTGGATCCTCCTTCTCCTGTCCTCGCCAAGCACACTGCGGGCCCTCTCTAGATGGCCCGGCCCCTGGTGGTCTTCCATTGGAAGGTGCCCAGTTCCTGTCTGGCAAACCGTCCCACTGGACCGTAGAAGAAGTGTGTCAGTTTATCTCCTCCCTGCAAG GCTGTGAGGACCTGGCAGGTCAGTTCCTCTCCCAGGAGATTGATGGCCAAGCCTTGCTGCTGCTGAGGGAGGAACACCTCATGTCCACCATGAACATCAAACTGGGGCCAGCTCTCAAGATCTGCGCCTCCATCAACAACCTGAGGGACTGA
- the styk1b gene encoding tyrosine-protein kinase STYK1b — MATVNSTGYRCKTGDTLCEIAVYEQEVIVVPVVLLAIFFVILVALLLLHFCPEKVKPHTATNGLQSQRSKRTLHGIEAPRGLDPLEHETIALDGPSYSTFTTPNHVSPAPIPALPELPRQRLPESFNRVSALPLTFSMKADDSVSLYRAKMDNRNVVLRVLKDSANARERQSFLAFASFLSQLGPHPFLLSVLGIVSLNAPLVTVVEEMGNRDLLGFLWRCREDHVGQEVPCDMTEKRIFTMAAQVASALDYLHKKNVLHGNICARSVLVSEQLTAKLWGLGSAFRKSQGLTPHEDSGMKKWQAPEVLARKSPTAGSDVWSFGALLYEMVTLGDVPFANVSVTELLQFLQRGKTLKRPANCSNSLYSIIKNCCQWKEHDRATLPEVIRKLQSGQNTANDSVVLRVSEPINVERYLHEAGYGESIHYSIL, encoded by the exons ATGGCAACTGTCAATTCCACAGGTTATCGGTGTAAAACTGGCGATACTTTATGCG AGATTGCCGTCTATGAGCAGGAAGTGATCGTGGTGCCCGTGGTCCTACTCGCAATCTTCTTTGTAATACTGGTcgccctgctcctgctgcacttCTGCCCAGAGAAAGTAAAGCCCCATACCGCAACTAATGGGCTCCAATCTCAGAGGTCCAAGAGAACTCTGCATGGCATTGAAG CTCCCAGAGGGTTGGACCCATTAGAGCATGAGACCATTGCCTTGGATGGCCCCTCATACTCCACTTTTACCACACCTAATCACGTGAGCCCTGCCCCCATACCTGCTCTCCCGGAATTGCCCAGACAGAGACTGCCAGAGTCCTTCAACCGAGTCTCCGCACTCCCGCTGACCTTCTCGATGAAAGCTGATGATTCTGTCTCTCTGTATCGGGCAAAGATGGACAACAGAAATGTGGTTCTGAGAGTTCTCAAAG ACTCCGCAAACGCCAGAGAACGCCAGTCCTTCCTTGCCTTCGCCTCCTTCCTGTCCCAGCTGGGGCCGCACCCATTCTTGCTGTCCGTGCTGGGTATCGTCTCGCTGAACGCTCCGCTCGTCACGGTTGTGGAAGAGATGGGAAACAGAGACCTGCTGGGCTTCCTCTGGAGGTGCCGAGAG GACCACGTGGGTCAGGAGGTCCCATGTGACATGACGGAGAAGCGCATTTTCACCATGGCAGCGCAAGTGGCTTCTGCGCTG GATTACCTCCACAAAAAGAACGTTCTGCATGGCAACATCTGTGCTCGTAGCGTACTGGTCAGCGAGCAGCTGACAGCCAAGCTGTGGGGACTGGGCAGTGCCTTCCGCAAGTCTCAGGGACTGACTCCCCATGAGGATTCTGGGATGAAGAAATGGCAGGCCCCCGAGGTGCTGGCCCGGAAGAGTCCCACGGCGGGCAGTGACGT TTGGTCTTTTGGCGCCTTGCTCTATGAAATGGTGACCCTTG GGGATGTCCCTTTCGCAAATGTCTCTGTGACTGAGCTGCTGCAGTTCCTTCAGAGGGGAAAAACCCTGAAGAGGCCAGCCAACTGCTCCAACTCACT TTACTCCATCATCAAAAACTGTTGCCAGTGGAAAGAACACGACCGTGCCACGCTGCCCGAGGTGATTCGGAAGCTGCAGTCGGGACAGAACACCGCCAACGACAGCGTAGTCCTGCGGGTTTCTGAACCCATCAACGTCGAACGCTACCTGCATGAGGCAGGTTATGGTGAAAGCATCCATTACAGTATTCTCTGA